The proteins below come from a single Microtus pennsylvanicus isolate mMicPen1 chromosome 13, mMicPen1.hap1, whole genome shotgun sequence genomic window:
- the LOC142833767 gene encoding olfactory receptor 2A12-like, whose translation MWMIEGQNQTRVSEFILLGFSSDSTTNSILFTVFFLIYLSSVIGNGLIILLIYLYTHLHTPMYFFLCILAVLDMGYVTTTMPQMLVHLLAHSHTISFAGCWLQMYVFDALAASESMLFVVMAYDRYVAICYPLHYTVILNWGLCIRLAAGPCVCGFSSALLHTFFTMSLPYCGPNKVNHYFCEGPSVLSLACMDTHIIDIVDQILIVLMCFIPISLIVASYAHIAKAILKIKSTQARCKAFSTCASHLTVVSFFYGPGTYIYMRPNSSYSPERDKQISLFYNSFTALLNPLVYSLRNKDIKRAFLKVMKHGRI comes from the coding sequence ATGTGGATGATTgaaggacagaaccaaaccaGGGTTTCTGAGTTTATCCTGCTTGGCTTCTCCAGTGACTCCACAACCAACAGCATCCTCTTCACTGTGTTTTTTCTCATCTACCTGAGCTCAGTCATAGGCAATGGACTCATCATCCTGCTGATCTACctgtacacacatctgcacactcccatgtacttcttcctctgtaTACTTGCCGTATTGGATATGGGTTATGTCACCACCACCATGCCCCAGATGTTGGTGCATCTTCTTGCTCACTCTCACACCATCTCCtttgctggctgctggctgcagATGTATGTGTTTGATGCCCTTGCTGCTTCAGAGAGCATGTTGTTTGTTGTCATGGCTtatgacagatatgtggccatttGCTACCCACTGCATTATACTGTCATCCTCAACTGGGGACTGTGCATACGGTTGGCAGCTGGTCCTTGTGTCTGTGGTTTTTCCTCTGCTTTGTTACATACGTTCTTCACCATGAGTCTACCATATTGTGGGCCTAACAAGGTAAACCACTACTTCTGTGAAGGTCCTTCAGTTCTTAGCCTGGCCTGCATGGATACCCACATCATTGACATAGTAGACCAGATCTTGATTGTTCTTATGTGTTTTATTCCAATTTCCCTCATTGTGGCCTCCTATGCTCACATTGCCAAGGCTATTCTCAAGATCAAATCTACCCAAGCCCGTTGCAAGGCTTTCTctacctgtgcctcccacctgACTGTGGTCTCATTCTTCTATGGTCCAGGCACTTACATCTACATGAGACCCAACTCTAGTTACTCTCCTgagagagacaagcagatctcacTCTTTTACAATTCCTTCACAGCCTTGCTCAATCCCTTGGTTTACAGTCTGAGGAACAAAGACATCAAGAGGGCGTTTCTCAAGGTGATGAAGCATGGTAGGATATAA